In one Lolium rigidum isolate FL_2022 chromosome 3, APGP_CSIRO_Lrig_0.1, whole genome shotgun sequence genomic region, the following are encoded:
- the LOC124701360 gene encoding uncharacterized protein LOC124701360, giving the protein MEVKEMSLVVECPREYVHYNFLVKRGFSDGEPTMFFAEVKPNCKGEGDVYHCTPLEETDSGHCFACNHGAKDLMHPNAGGYLGGHKENGSFHMELVLDSDDDVCYL; this is encoded by the exons ATGGAAGTGAAAGAGATGAGCCTTGTTGTTGAATGCCCGAGAGAGTATGTTCACTACAACTTCCTAGTGAAAAGAGGCTTCTCGGATGGTGAACCCACTATGTTCTTTGCTGAGGTGAAACCTAATTGCAAGGGAGAGGGGGATGTTTATCACTGCACCCCTTTGGAAGAGACTGACTCTG GTCATTGTTTTGCTTGCAATCATGGAGCGAAGGACCTTATGCATCCCAATGCTGGTGGCTACTTGGGCGGGCACAAGGAGAATGGTTCCTTCCACATGGAGTTGGTCCTGGATagtgatgatgatgtttgttatcTTTAA